In one Thermosipho ferrireducens genomic region, the following are encoded:
- the holA gene encoding DNA polymerase III subunit delta, translating to MPIIVLSGDSLYQKKLLIDSYKSADSKYIKIYSDDTDKLKIIENSIKNVGLFSKRWLIDIVDYDNWKSGDKKLLLELLNNVPEYVYIFLQSSNCLKNFECKSFNLPKPWEIEKWILYIESFMKNKNLNYDENVPKILWEYIGPNELSLHNEIEKLSIINKKITVDDVEKLVHKLASTRLDEFCFALTEKNNEIYRYIKSILNEYEPLVVTAALARHFIDLLHIISNVELKDKYSWKEITSISRNLKIQPSRVARFLGFKFKTQKISPINHLKIYDYKKIRETIISLYKMERLLKTGAISEVELIDFVKNFSEEE from the coding sequence ATGCCAATTATTGTTTTATCCGGAGATTCTCTCTATCAAAAAAAGTTACTTATAGATTCGTATAAAAGTGCAGATTCAAAATATATAAAAATATACTCAGATGATACAGATAAACTGAAAATAATAGAAAACAGCATAAAAAACGTTGGACTATTTTCAAAGCGATGGTTAATTGATATAGTCGACTACGATAATTGGAAGTCCGGTGATAAAAAATTGTTACTTGAGTTATTAAACAATGTACCGGAATATGTATACATATTTCTTCAAAGTTCAAATTGTCTAAAAAACTTTGAATGCAAAAGTTTTAATTTACCAAAACCATGGGAAATAGAAAAGTGGATCTTATATATAGAATCTTTTATGAAAAACAAGAATTTGAATTACGATGAAAACGTACCAAAAATCCTCTGGGAATATATTGGGCCAAACGAATTGTCTCTTCATAACGAAATTGAAAAGTTATCAATAATAAACAAGAAAATAACTGTAGATGATGTGGAAAAATTGGTTCATAAACTTGCTTCTACAAGATTAGATGAATTTTGTTTTGCACTGACTGAAAAAAATAATGAAATATACAGATATATAAAAAGTATATTGAATGAATACGAACCATTAGTTGTTACCGCTGCGCTTGCAAGACATTTTATTGACCTTTTACATATAATTTCAAATGTGGAACTGAAAGATAAATATTCATGGAAAGAAATAACTTCCATTTCCAGAAATCTTAAGATACAACCTTCCAGAGTCGCAAGATTTCTGGGCTTCAAGTTTAAAACACAAAAGATTTCCCCTATAAATCATTTAAAAATTTACGATTACAAAAAGATAAGAGAAACAATTATTTCACTTTATAAGATGGAACGCTTGCTAAAAACAGGAGCAATTTCTGAAGTCGAATTAATAGATTTTGTCAAAAATTTCTCAGAGGAGGAATAA
- a CDS encoding efflux RND transporter permease subunit — protein MEKFVSVVERKRKLFIALIMIFNILAFFGLLKLRLNPDFKVFMERDSKYVSTLNDIEKYFSSSDQMSVIIEMKTDPLTINGLRKIKDIQKKLENIDGVASVISPVPDKIPFGLTQIDTTQIDEKTAKVAIDFIKKMNMDNIIKKNGKFYVQFYIMPDKRGTVKRISKLLNNIPHYFGGTTYLEEKISNYLLWIVLTLPPIAVITIFLVFKWRLGSMWATFLSIVPAGIGALWTLGFLGWLKGEVSILTVLVPIFTIVMGSADGLHFVSHFMDERKTKNNRDALVEALRSTGVALILTTITTVAGFLSLTLINSDAIAEMGLYGSVGIALAGIATWLVLPPILINTTKISDDKNKESKISTFFVHLMGKKAVLISLLLVLLFLPGIFFINSDFYMTDIYKKYTDVRKNINTVQEIFGTATPIFIFFKSKVDPVTPIFANQVLKLENELLKLPEIKKVISFYDVMSRVNEKIFNKKGYPSNLGQVLLLMKLMPDTYKNFLNRKEKAGRLIVFPTKISRNSLNKIESKISEPFKLTGAPLIMKEMNEKIVPQQVKSLMFAVGMVFLIVLLRVKDLKKAFISIIPISLTLITLFGFMGYTGIKLSIITATMGSIVIGVGIDYAIHFIENYEYNKNKGLSIKKAIEISFMHTSKPILANALGLSIGFTVMILSPFIIHTYLVEIIWVSMLSSSFMSLTLLPTLLRYVDRKKEAKVSK, from the coding sequence ATGGAAAAATTTGTGTCAGTTGTCGAACGCAAAAGAAAACTTTTTATTGCTCTCATAATGATTTTCAACATTCTCGCGTTTTTTGGATTATTAAAGTTACGGTTAAATCCAGATTTTAAGGTGTTTATGGAAAGAGATTCTAAATATGTTTCCACACTCAATGATATTGAAAAATATTTCTCATCAAGCGATCAAATGAGTGTGATTATAGAAATGAAAACTGATCCATTAACAATCAACGGGCTAAGGAAAATAAAAGATATCCAGAAAAAACTTGAAAACATCGATGGAGTGGCAAGTGTTATTTCGCCTGTTCCCGACAAAATTCCTTTTGGTCTTACTCAAATAGATACCACACAAATTGATGAAAAAACAGCAAAAGTCGCAATAGATTTTATAAAAAAGATGAATATGGATAACATAATCAAAAAAAATGGAAAGTTTTATGTACAATTTTACATAATGCCAGATAAGCGTGGCACTGTTAAAAGAATTTCTAAATTATTAAATAATATACCCCATTATTTTGGAGGAACCACGTATCTTGAAGAAAAAATATCGAATTATTTACTATGGATAGTGCTTACTCTCCCTCCAATAGCAGTTATTACCATATTTTTGGTTTTTAAATGGCGATTAGGAAGTATGTGGGCAACATTTCTATCAATTGTTCCTGCGGGAATTGGTGCTCTGTGGACATTAGGATTTCTGGGCTGGTTAAAAGGAGAAGTATCTATACTTACAGTCTTAGTACCTATATTCACCATAGTTATGGGAAGCGCAGACGGCTTACATTTTGTCTCTCATTTCATGGACGAAAGAAAAACAAAAAATAATAGAGATGCTTTAGTAGAAGCACTGAGAAGTACCGGAGTTGCTTTAATTTTAACAACCATTACAACTGTTGCAGGTTTCTTATCTTTAACACTTATAAATTCTGATGCTATAGCAGAAATGGGGCTTTATGGTAGTGTGGGAATTGCTCTTGCTGGAATAGCAACATGGCTTGTATTACCACCTATTTTGATTAACACAACAAAAATCTCAGATGATAAAAATAAAGAAAGTAAAATTTCAACGTTCTTCGTACATTTAATGGGTAAAAAAGCAGTTTTAATTTCTCTTCTATTGGTATTGCTGTTTTTACCTGGTATTTTCTTTATAAATTCTGACTTTTATATGACAGACATTTACAAAAAATACACAGATGTCAGAAAAAATATCAACACAGTTCAGGAAATATTTGGCACTGCAACTCCTATATTCATTTTCTTTAAGTCAAAAGTTGATCCAGTTACGCCAATATTTGCAAATCAGGTTCTGAAACTGGAAAATGAACTTTTAAAGCTCCCTGAAATCAAAAAAGTAATATCCTTCTACGACGTTATGAGTAGAGTAAATGAAAAAATATTCAACAAAAAAGGATATCCCTCAAATCTTGGACAGGTGTTACTGCTTATGAAATTAATGCCGGATACATACAAAAATTTTCTAAACAGAAAAGAAAAAGCCGGTAGATTAATAGTTTTTCCAACGAAAATTTCCAGGAACAGTCTTAATAAAATTGAAAGTAAAATTTCTGAACCATTCAAACTCACAGGAGCTCCACTTATAATGAAAGAAATGAATGAAAAAATAGTACCTCAACAGGTCAAATCTCTCATGTTCGCTGTTGGAATGGTCTTTCTAATAGTTCTACTTAGAGTAAAAGATTTAAAAAAAGCATTTATCTCGATTATTCCTATATCTTTAACGCTAATTACTTTATTCGGTTTTATGGGATACACCGGCATAAAATTGAGTATAATAACCGCAACTATGGGAAGTATTGTCATAGGAGTTGGAATAGATTATGCAATACATTTCATAGAAAATTACGAATATAACAAAAATAAAGGTCTTTCTATAAAAAAAGCAATAGAAATTTCTTTTATGCACACCTCAAAACCTATTTTAGCCAATGCTCTTGGACTTTCAATAGGATTCACGGTAATGATTCTTTCGCCATTTATCATTCACACATATCTTGTAGAGATCATCTGGGTGTCAATGCTCTCAAGTTCATTTATGAGCTTAACACTTCTTCCAACACTTTTAAGATATGTCGACAGAAAAAAAGAAGCAAAAGTTTCAAAATAG
- a CDS encoding DUF4416 family protein: MGKVRHTDLVNLVMFFFSSQVEYWFSEIESRLVKIFGPIDYKSEILDFEKYTLYYNKEMGDGVKGILVSFERLIHPYQLADIKLETNKIEQEFAVNGNRRFNIDPGYVHHMQFVLATTKMWPHRIYIGKGIYAETTLMYVNGKWKDYDFTYPNYKEDEYKRELEKIRKLYLTKRKKFIK; encoded by the coding sequence ATGGGTAAAGTAAGACATACAGATCTGGTAAATCTTGTAATGTTTTTCTTCTCTTCACAGGTTGAATACTGGTTTTCTGAAATTGAAAGTAGACTTGTGAAAATTTTTGGACCTATTGATTATAAATCAGAAATTTTAGATTTTGAAAAATACACCTTATACTACAACAAAGAAATGGGCGATGGAGTGAAAGGAATACTGGTAAGTTTTGAAAGATTGATACATCCCTATCAGCTGGCTGATATCAAATTAGAAACCAACAAAATAGAGCAGGAGTTCGCCGTGAATGGAAACCGTCGATTTAATATAGATCCCGGGTATGTTCACCACATGCAATTTGTCCTGGCTACTACTAAAATGTGGCCCCATAGAATTTACATAGGAAAAGGAATTTACGCTGAAACAACATTAATGTATGTAAATGGAAAATGGAAAGATTATGATTTTACCTATCCAAATTATAAAGAAGATGAATATAAAAGAGAGCTGGAAAAGATAAGAAAGCTATATCTTACAAAAAGGAAAAAATTTATAAAGTGA
- the rimO gene encoding 30S ribosomal protein S12 methylthiotransferase RimO: MKIYIEMLGCPKNEADCSNLKGYLKKLGYELVDNINKANAVIIDTCGFILEAKKESIEEILLNVERKKKDKNYKVFVTGCLVQRYSKELEKEIPEVDGWYGILPPKTIAEKIGKEKKLISTTPEPIYHFEDRVDESFQYAYVKIADGCDRACSFCTIPYFKGPFKSRNIEDIKKEVEILVKRGKKEIILVAQDTTGYGVDIYGKQALPELLKTLNDIKGDFWIRVMYMHPDHITDEIIDAFQFSKVLKYFDVPVQHGSDQILTMMNRTKKSEDLKKLINKIRNIYPQAIVRTSIIVGFPGETDEDFEKLLEFVNEMEFDRLGTFIYSDEEEASSYTLDKKVSREIAQERLDILMEAQARISFEKNQKYLGRKIKVLFDEENDGVLLGRSYMDAPEIDGNIFVKGNYREGFCTVKINAADVYDLEGELVEEG, encoded by the coding sequence GTGAAAATTTACATAGAAATGCTCGGTTGTCCTAAAAATGAAGCCGACTGTTCAAATTTAAAGGGATATCTAAAAAAATTAGGATACGAATTAGTTGATAATATTAATAAAGCAAACGCAGTAATCATTGATACATGTGGCTTTATACTTGAGGCAAAAAAAGAATCCATAGAAGAAATTTTATTAAATGTTGAACGAAAAAAGAAAGATAAAAATTATAAAGTATTTGTCACAGGATGCCTGGTGCAGAGATATAGCAAAGAGCTTGAAAAAGAAATCCCCGAAGTAGATGGATGGTATGGAATTTTACCTCCAAAAACAATAGCTGAAAAAATAGGAAAGGAAAAAAAATTAATATCTACCACACCTGAACCTATTTATCACTTTGAAGATAGAGTAGATGAAAGTTTTCAATATGCCTATGTAAAAATAGCGGATGGTTGTGATAGAGCATGCTCATTTTGTACCATTCCATACTTTAAAGGCCCTTTTAAAAGCAGAAATATTGAAGATATAAAAAAAGAAGTGGAAATATTAGTAAAACGTGGAAAAAAGGAAATAATTCTCGTCGCTCAGGATACTACAGGCTATGGGGTAGACATTTACGGAAAGCAGGCGCTGCCTGAATTATTAAAAACTTTAAACGATATAAAAGGAGATTTCTGGATAAGAGTTATGTATATGCATCCTGACCATATTACAGATGAAATTATAGATGCTTTTCAGTTCTCAAAAGTTTTAAAATATTTTGATGTTCCTGTTCAACACGGAAGTGATCAAATATTAACCATGATGAATAGAACAAAAAAGTCAGAGGATCTGAAAAAACTTATCAACAAAATAAGAAATATATATCCACAGGCCATCGTAAGAACAAGTATAATTGTAGGTTTTCCAGGAGAAACAGATGAAGATTTTGAAAAACTTCTGGAATTTGTAAATGAGATGGAATTTGACAGACTTGGAACTTTTATTTACTCAGATGAAGAAGAGGCATCATCTTATACGCTGGACAAAAAAGTAAGCCGCGAAATTGCCCAGGAAAGGCTTGACATACTCATGGAAGCTCAGGCCAGAATATCTTTTGAAAAAAACCAAAAATACTTAGGAAGAAAAATAAAAGTCCTCTTTGATGAAGAAAATGATGGAGTACTTCTTGGCCGTTCATATATGGATGCACCTGAAATTGATGGAAATATTTTTGTAAAAGGAAATTACAGGGAAGGTTTTTGTACAGTAAAAATCAACGCAGCAGATGTCTATGACCTGGAAGGAGAGTTAGTAGAGGAGGGTTAA
- the pgsA gene encoding CDP-diacylglycerol--glycerol-3-phosphate 3-phosphatidyltransferase: protein MNVPNTITWGRIFLTGIIVTFMIFEKYQTAFILFLIAALSDYADGYFARKLNQVTTFGKVFDQMSDKILITSVMIIMVEKSFLPGWIVVTIVFRDTIVSAVRMTASTTGKVIAANYFGKIKTVFQMALVIGIFLQMGNLGDFYMLNTILEYVVVFFTILSGFIYVYQNRSVLKG from the coding sequence TTGAATGTACCAAATACTATAACGTGGGGCCGTATATTTCTAACCGGTATTATTGTAACCTTCATGATCTTTGAAAAATATCAAACTGCTTTTATTCTTTTTTTAATAGCAGCATTGAGCGATTACGCAGATGGTTATTTTGCTCGAAAACTCAACCAGGTGACCACTTTTGGAAAAGTGTTTGACCAAATGAGTGATAAGATTTTGATTACAAGTGTTATGATTATTATGGTGGAAAAATCTTTCCTGCCAGGATGGATAGTTGTTACCATTGTATTTAGAGATACTATTGTTAGCGCTGTAAGAATGACAGCTTCAACCACAGGGAAAGTCATTGCAGCAAATTATTTTGGTAAAATCAAAACAGTTTTTCAAATGGCACTGGTGATAGGGATATTCCTACAAATGGGAAATCTGGGAGACTTTTACATGCTAAACACTATTTTAGAATATGTTGTAGTATTTTTTACCATTTTATCTGGTTTTATTTATGTGTATCAAAACAGAAGTGTATTAAAGGGGTGA
- the thpR gene encoding RNA 2',3'-cyclic phosphodiesterase, protein MRTFIALDINNDVKQTANDTISKLMRMGFKASWVKPENMHLTLFFLGDVRESLIDNMAEHLNKRLAGFPSFSIEISGFGYFRFRNRPRVVFLKVVPSKALQTLYLEMRSELKKLKIPFDDQGNFVPHITLGRVKESPEKWENLLKGITVPKILVAVDSFTIYSSTLTPRGPIYNWIYRSKFEGGLMKNER, encoded by the coding sequence ATGCGTACTTTTATAGCTTTGGATATAAACAATGATGTAAAGCAAACTGCTAATGATACTATATCTAAACTCATGCGAATGGGATTCAAAGCCTCATGGGTAAAACCAGAAAACATGCATCTTACATTGTTCTTTCTGGGGGATGTCAGGGAGTCTTTAATTGATAACATGGCTGAACATCTTAACAAACGATTGGCAGGTTTCCCTTCATTTTCCATCGAAATTTCCGGGTTTGGTTACTTTAGGTTCCGCAATCGGCCACGGGTAGTTTTTTTGAAAGTGGTGCCCAGTAAAGCACTTCAGACGTTGTATTTAGAGATGAGATCTGAGTTGAAAAAATTAAAAATTCCATTTGATGACCAGGGAAATTTTGTACCTCATATAACTCTGGGAAGAGTCAAAGAGAGTCCAGAAAAATGGGAAAACTTACTAAAAGGAATAACAGTGCCAAAAATCTTAGTAGCAGTAGACAGCTTCACAATATACTCTTCTACGTTAACACCAAGAGGCCCCATTTACAATTGGATTTACAGGTCGAAATTTGAAGGAGGTTTGATGAAGAATGAGCGATAA
- the recA gene encoding recombinase RecA, giving the protein MSDNKKFEVLKKAISKIEKTYGKGSIMLLGEGASIQKVDVIPSGSVAIDVASGVGGYPRGRIIEIYGPESSGKTTIALHAIASAQKNGGVAAFIDAEHALDPTYAKNLGVDTSNLLIAQPDYGEQALEIVDELVRSNAVDLVVVDSVAALVPRAEIEGAMGDMQVGLQARLMSQALRKLAGNINKSKAVIIFINQTRMKIGVMYGNPETTTGGVALKFYSTMRLEVRTIGKITEGQTHIGNEVKVKFVKNKVAPPFKEAIVDVIYGKGIVREYELFNLAIDEGFIQRRGSWFSYKDSKGTEHSLGQGKNNSIEYLTNHPELIDEIEERIKEKHGINMEKKIIEVEKNEKKSNK; this is encoded by the coding sequence ATGAGCGATAATAAAAAGTTTGAAGTTTTGAAAAAGGCCATAAGTAAAATCGAAAAAACTTATGGTAAAGGTTCTATAATGCTCTTAGGTGAAGGTGCAAGTATCCAGAAAGTAGACGTAATACCAAGTGGATCTGTGGCTATTGATGTAGCTTCAGGGGTAGGCGGATACCCAAGAGGTCGAATAATAGAAATATACGGTCCAGAATCCAGTGGTAAAACTACAATAGCTCTCCACGCTATTGCTTCAGCTCAAAAAAACGGTGGAGTCGCAGCATTCATAGATGCCGAGCACGCCCTTGATCCAACTTATGCAAAAAATTTAGGTGTGGATACATCAAACCTGTTGATTGCTCAACCAGATTATGGAGAACAGGCTCTTGAAATAGTGGATGAACTTGTTAGAAGTAATGCCGTTGACCTTGTAGTCGTAGATTCAGTCGCTGCTCTTGTACCAAGGGCTGAAATTGAAGGTGCCATGGGGGATATGCAGGTAGGTCTTCAGGCGAGGTTAATGTCCCAGGCTTTAAGAAAATTGGCTGGAAACATAAATAAGTCGAAGGCAGTTATAATTTTCATAAATCAAACAAGGATGAAAATAGGAGTAATGTACGGAAATCCCGAAACAACGACAGGTGGTGTAGCTTTAAAGTTCTATTCCACCATGAGATTAGAAGTAAGGACTATTGGAAAAATTACAGAGGGTCAGACTCACATAGGGAACGAAGTCAAAGTCAAATTTGTTAAAAATAAAGTTGCTCCTCCTTTCAAAGAAGCTATAGTTGATGTTATATATGGAAAAGGAATCGTAAGAGAATATGAATTGTTTAATCTGGCAATTGATGAAGGATTCATTCAAAGAAGAGGCAGCTGGTTCTCTTACAAAGATTCAAAGGGAACCGAGCACTCCTTAGGTCAGGGAAAAAATAATTCTATAGAATACCTAACAAATCACCCGGAACTAATTGATGAAATAGAAGAAAGAATAAAAGAAAAACATGGAATTAATATGGAGAAAAAGATAATTGAAGTTGAAAAAAATGAAAAGAAATCCAATAAATGA
- a CDS encoding regulatory protein RecX yields the protein MKRNPINDALRLLKFRARSENEIKTRLKQKGYSREEIEQTIAFLKEKGYLDDEKFAYLFAYDALTLKKHGPFKIKWELRKLGVDEYIIEDTISKILEEVDIEEIKRELTKGLEPKKARELLYRKGFGGE from the coding sequence ATGAAAAGAAATCCAATAAATGACGCTTTAAGACTTTTAAAATTTAGGGCAAGATCTGAAAATGAAATCAAGACAAGATTGAAACAGAAGGGTTATTCCAGGGAAGAGATAGAACAAACCATAGCTTTTCTCAAAGAAAAAGGATATTTAGATGATGAGAAATTTGCGTATCTTTTTGCATATGACGCACTCACACTAAAAAAACACGGCCCATTCAAAATAAAGTGGGAATTACGCAAACTTGGCGTAGATGAATATATTATAGAAGATACTATCTCAAAAATACTGGAAGAAGTTGATATTGAGGAAATTAAAAGAGAACTTACAAAAGGTTTAGAACCAAAAAAAGCCAGAGAATTACTATATAGAAAAGGATTTGGAGGTGAATAA
- the rny gene encoding ribonuclease Y: MLTYILTALGVVIGLLFGYVIARRKIEHELLISRKDAEHIIKEAEKEANEIKKRAVIESREELHKLREEWEKERRIREEELRHNEERLLKREEMLAKREELLDKKENYIENLRVELETRQKEIAEKERVLEEKFQKLAGITQEQAREMVLQEARERYEHEIAKVYSQIKMRYEEDAEKYAKKVIADAIQRYAPEYAGEITVSTIMLPNDDMKGRLIGREGRNIRAFEKVTGVDLIIDDTPEMVTVSCFNPLRREIARRTVEKLVADGRIHPTRIEEMYEKSKSEVEKLIKEAGQEATFVTGVGGLHPEIIKLLGRLKFRTSYGQNVLSHSIEVALIAGLIASELGLNVEKAKRGALLHDIGKALDHEVEGSHTVIGAEILKRYGETRDVINMVMAHHGEEEPMSPEAVIVAAADALSAARPGARREDVENYIKRLIKLEEIAKSFKYVENAYAIQAGREVRVIVQPDKVDDTLAEKLSHDIAMKIEEELQYPGVLKVVVIREKRSVAYAK; encoded by the coding sequence ATGTTAACATATATACTAACTGCTTTAGGGGTTGTTATTGGCTTATTATTCGGATATGTTATTGCCAGGAGAAAAATAGAACATGAGTTGCTCATCTCAAGAAAAGATGCAGAACACATAATTAAAGAAGCTGAAAAAGAAGCTAATGAAATTAAGAAAAGAGCAGTAATAGAATCCCGCGAAGAACTACACAAACTAAGAGAAGAATGGGAAAAAGAAAGAAGGATTCGCGAAGAGGAATTAAGACATAATGAAGAAAGACTATTAAAAAGAGAAGAAATGCTCGCAAAAAGAGAAGAACTCCTTGATAAAAAGGAAAATTACATAGAAAATCTCAGAGTAGAATTGGAAACAAGACAGAAAGAAATAGCTGAAAAAGAACGTGTTCTTGAGGAAAAATTTCAAAAGCTTGCTGGTATAACTCAGGAACAGGCAAGAGAAATGGTTCTTCAAGAAGCAAGAGAACGGTACGAACATGAAATTGCCAAAGTTTATTCTCAAATAAAAATGAGATACGAAGAAGATGCAGAAAAGTATGCAAAAAAGGTTATAGCCGATGCTATTCAACGATATGCCCCGGAATATGCGGGCGAAATTACCGTTAGTACTATAATGCTACCAAATGACGACATGAAAGGACGACTCATAGGAAGAGAAGGAAGAAATATTAGAGCATTTGAAAAAGTAACAGGAGTAGATCTCATAATAGATGATACTCCGGAAATGGTAACAGTTAGCTGTTTTAATCCTCTAAGGCGCGAAATTGCAAGAAGAACTGTTGAAAAGCTTGTAGCCGATGGAAGAATTCATCCAACAAGAATAGAAGAAATGTATGAAAAATCTAAATCAGAAGTTGAAAAACTTATCAAAGAAGCGGGACAGGAAGCAACCTTTGTAACAGGTGTCGGAGGATTACACCCTGAAATTATAAAACTTCTTGGACGGTTAAAATTCAGGACAAGTTACGGTCAGAACGTCCTTTCTCACTCGATTGAAGTAGCTTTAATAGCTGGACTAATTGCCTCCGAACTCGGATTAAACGTAGAAAAGGCAAAAAGAGGAGCACTATTACATGATATAGGTAAGGCTCTTGACCATGAAGTTGAAGGTTCACATACCGTTATTGGCGCTGAAATCTTGAAAAGATACGGTGAAACAAGAGATGTTATTAACATGGTAATGGCACATCATGGTGAAGAAGAACCAATGAGCCCTGAAGCAGTTATAGTTGCAGCAGCAGATGCTCTTTCAGCTGCAAGACCGGGAGCAAGACGTGAAGACGTTGAAAACTACATAAAGAGATTAATAAAATTAGAAGAAATAGCGAAAAGCTTTAAATACGTTGAAAATGCGTATGCAATACAGGCTGGTAGAGAAGTAAGAGTAATAGTTCAACCTGATAAAGTTGATGACACTCTTGCAGAAAAGTTGTCACATGATATTGCAATGAAAATAGAGGAAGAACTTCAATACCCTGGCGTTTTGAAAGTAGTTGTAATTAGAGAAAAACGAAGTGTTGCATATGCCAAGTAA
- the fliE gene encoding flagellar hook-basal body complex protein FliE: MIDKINGVGNYNNLKPNITKNSKAPDFTRVLNDALKNVNEQQKKAEKMADDFATGKISNIHEVIIEAEKASISLRLTVEVRNRIVDAYREIMRMQF; this comes from the coding sequence ATGATAGATAAGATAAATGGGGTAGGAAATTATAATAATTTAAAACCAAATATAACAAAAAATTCCAAAGCACCTGATTTTACCAGAGTTTTGAATGATGCTCTTAAAAATGTGAATGAGCAGCAAAAAAAGGCTGAAAAAATGGCTGATGATTTTGCAACAGGAAAAATAAGTAATATTCATGAAGTAATAATTGAAGCGGAAAAAGCCTCTATTTCTTTAAGACTTACTGTTGAAGTGAGAAACAGAATTGTGGACGCATATAGGGAAATTATGAGGATGCAGTTTTAA
- the flgC gene encoding flagellar basal body rod protein FlgC, giving the protein MNEFNIMTISATGMSAQRLRIDIISNNIANSETTRTENGEPYRRKVPVFQELLRTVKGKVENGGVIVKEIYEDRSPFRIVYDPTHPDADENGYVKLPNVNVVREMVDMINAQRAYEANVTAFNTTKAMITSALQIGR; this is encoded by the coding sequence ATGAACGAGTTTAACATAATGACAATTTCAGCTACGGGGATGTCCGCTCAAAGATTAAGAATTGATATAATATCGAATAATATTGCAAATTCAGAAACAACAAGAACAGAAAATGGAGAACCATATAGAAGGAAAGTTCCAGTGTTTCAAGAATTACTGAGAACTGTCAAAGGGAAAGTCGAAAATGGAGGAGTTATAGTTAAGGAGATATATGAAGACAGGTCTCCGTTTAGAATAGTATATGATCCCACTCATCCAGACGCGGATGAAAATGGGTATGTGAAGCTTCCAAATGTGAATGTCGTTCGAGAAATGGTGGATATGATAAACGCTCAAAGAGCGTATGAAGCAAATGTTACAGCATTTAATACTACAAAGGCTATGATAACCAGTGCGCTGCAAATTGGGAGGTGA